One window of Tenacibaculum maritimum NCIMB 2154 genomic DNA carries:
- a CDS encoding heme NO-binding domain-containing protein, whose product MKGIVFTEFLDLVEDKFGLEMVDKIILASELESGGVYTSIGTYRFSEMLQLLQNLSKNTGVSTDDLLLIYAEHFFSVLEESYPGLLKTYKDPIEMLASIENHIHVEVQKIYPDAELPTFIVKEKTEKSLILIYKSNRAMHHFGLGLMNKTFEYFDSTATIILEKIKEDGTEVKFIINKNE is encoded by the coding sequence ATGAAAGGTATCGTTTTTACAGAATTTCTAGACTTAGTAGAAGATAAGTTTGGATTAGAGATGGTGGATAAAATTATTTTAGCATCTGAGTTAGAATCAGGAGGAGTATATACATCTATAGGAACATATCGTTTTTCAGAAATGTTACAGTTACTTCAAAATTTAAGCAAAAACACAGGAGTATCTACAGACGATTTGCTGTTAATATATGCGGAGCATTTTTTTAGCGTTTTAGAAGAGAGTTATCCAGGGCTTTTAAAAACCTATAAAGATCCTATAGAAATGCTTGCATCAATAGAAAATCATATTCATGTTGAGGTTCAAAAAATATATCCAGATGCAGAATTACCTACATTTATAGTAAAAGAGAAAACAGAAAAATCACTAATATTAATTTATAAATCTAATAGAGCTATGCATCATTTTGGTTTAGGGTTGATGAATAAAACTTTTGAATATTTTGATAGTACAGCCACCATTATTTTAGAAAAGATAAAAGAAGACGGAACGGAAGTAAAGTTTATTATTAACAAAAATGAATGA
- a CDS encoding response regulator, whose protein sequence is MKKKLDILLIEDNIIEIMKMQRTISLLGLQHTVKEAKNAEDALKFLEDKTKLPDIILLDLNMPKVSGIEFLSILKNDENYKHIPTIILTTSDNQKDLLSCYKIGVSGYMLKPLKYDDYVKKIAAVLNYWSENEFKVK, encoded by the coding sequence ATGAAAAAAAAGTTGGATATACTACTAATAGAAGATAATATTATTGAAATAATGAAAATGCAAAGAACAATTTCATTATTAGGATTACAGCATACAGTTAAGGAAGCCAAAAATGCGGAGGATGCACTTAAATTTTTAGAAGATAAAACGAAATTACCTGACATAATTTTATTAGATTTAAACATGCCAAAAGTCAGCGGCATAGAATTTTTATCAATTTTGAAAAATGATGAAAATTATAAGCACATTCCAACAATTATATTGACAACATCTGACAATCAGAAAGATTTATTAAGTTGCTATAAAATAGGAGTCTCAGGTTATATGTTAAAGCCTTTAAAATATGATGATTATGTTAAAAAGATAGCAGCAGTTTTAAATTATTGGAGTGAAAATGAATTTAAAGTAAAATAA
- a CDS encoding PAS domain-containing sensor histidine kinase, which translates to MSSSEIEILKRALKREKAARKAAEKILEDKSRELYTLSEELKETNLKLEDLLNKKSSQLQGVFENILDAYLMIDLSGNVLKMNDAAIDLFGYDIAKEGLNVMNLIYPEDAEYAFESFEKLKKAGIFSNYIARIVTKRNRVKWVHINASLVYDRKQKTVAAQGIIRNITELKRTSEAMEAQKKELDIIVQNSSLGIALTQFGGILRTNKSFQELLGYSEEELERLTIEDISIPEDLPESKIYLEKMDSGEIDNFVINKRYRRKNNSILWAKTSVNAVRDRSGNIQCQVALVEDVTFERERSLIIHMINDLAKSILGKVNIYEIAWEVAQKIANYLDTEDCVIYLVDYRRKTLEQIAAFGSKTNEQKEIINKISLPIESGIVGHVVKTGKGEIVNNTSKDSRYIVDDQVRLSELTVPIISEGKVIGVIDSEHIDKNYFTKEHLQTIENIASLISMQLKSALNIREREKAEIRNIQLLKKLEKSNDELNEYAHIVSHDLKSPLRSVYALTSWIKSDNEGKFDEMTLSNFNLIEETLEKMEQLISDVLTYSSIDTVVEKQKVDLNEVLENLQKILFIPENISIKIVKKMPVVNGEITKFQQLFQNLISNAIKFNDKEKGIIQVDFIENKSFYQFSIQDNGIGIEQKYHDKIFKIFHFLKESSESTGIGLSIVKKIIDLYDGEIWLDSKLNEGTTFYFTIKK; encoded by the coding sequence ATGAGTTCATCAGAAATAGAAATACTAAAGCGTGCATTAAAAAGAGAAAAAGCGGCAAGAAAAGCAGCGGAGAAAATTTTAGAAGATAAGTCGAGAGAGCTATATACGTTATCAGAAGAGTTAAAAGAAACAAACTTGAAACTTGAAGACTTATTAAATAAAAAAAGTTCTCAGTTACAAGGTGTTTTTGAAAATATCTTAGATGCTTATTTAATGATTGATTTAAGTGGTAATGTGCTTAAAATGAACGACGCTGCCATAGATCTTTTTGGCTATGATATAGCAAAAGAAGGATTGAATGTAATGAATTTAATATATCCAGAGGACGCTGAATATGCATTTGAATCTTTTGAGAAATTAAAAAAAGCTGGGATATTTTCAAATTATATAGCTAGGATTGTAACTAAAAGGAATCGTGTTAAATGGGTACATATAAATGCTAGTTTAGTTTACGATAGAAAGCAAAAAACAGTAGCAGCTCAAGGAATTATAAGGAATATTACAGAGTTGAAGAGAACTTCTGAAGCAATGGAAGCTCAGAAAAAAGAGCTTGATATAATTGTACAAAACTCTTCTTTAGGAATAGCATTAACACAGTTTGGAGGGATTTTAAGAACGAATAAATCTTTTCAAGAATTATTAGGTTATTCTGAAGAAGAATTAGAAAGGTTAACCATTGAAGATATTTCTATTCCTGAAGATTTGCCAGAATCTAAAATATATTTAGAAAAAATGGATTCTGGAGAGATAGATAATTTCGTTATTAATAAAAGATATCGAAGAAAGAATAATTCTATTCTATGGGCAAAAACAAGTGTGAATGCAGTACGAGATCGCTCGGGAAATATACAATGTCAAGTAGCTTTGGTAGAGGATGTTACATTTGAAAGAGAAAGATCTTTGATTATCCATATGATTAATGATTTAGCAAAATCTATTCTAGGAAAAGTTAATATTTATGAGATAGCTTGGGAGGTAGCTCAGAAAATTGCGAATTATTTAGATACTGAAGATTGTGTTATTTATTTGGTAGATTATAGAAGAAAAACATTAGAACAAATAGCAGCATTTGGATCCAAAACAAATGAACAAAAGGAAATTATAAATAAAATAAGTTTACCAATTGAAAGTGGTATTGTTGGGCACGTTGTAAAAACAGGAAAAGGAGAAATTGTTAATAATACAAGTAAAGACAGTAGATATATTGTAGATGATCAAGTACGGCTATCGGAATTAACCGTTCCTATTATTAGTGAAGGCAAGGTAATTGGAGTTATTGATTCTGAACATATAGATAAAAATTATTTTACAAAAGAGCATTTACAAACAATAGAAAATATAGCTAGTTTAATTTCTATGCAATTAAAAAGTGCATTGAATATAAGAGAGCGAGAAAAAGCAGAGATTAGAAATATTCAACTTTTAAAGAAGTTAGAAAAGAGTAATGATGAATTGAATGAATATGCCCATATTGTTTCTCATGATTTGAAATCTCCATTAAGAAGTGTATATGCCTTGACCTCTTGGATAAAATCAGATAACGAAGGAAAGTTTGATGAAATGACATTGAGTAATTTTAATCTTATTGAAGAAACACTAGAAAAAATGGAGCAATTAATTTCAGATGTCCTTACTTATTCAAGTATTGATACGGTTGTAGAAAAACAAAAAGTAGATTTGAATGAGGTTTTGGAGAATTTACAGAAAATACTTTTTATTCCAGAAAATATTTCCATCAAAATAGTTAAGAAAATGCCTGTTGTAAATGGAGAAATAACAAAATTTCAACAATTGTTTCAAAATTTGATCAGTAATGCAATTAAATTTAATGATAAGGAAAAAGGAATTATTCAGGTAGATTTTATAGAGAACAAATCTTTTTATCAATTCTCAATACAAGATAACGGAATAGGGATAGAGCAGAAATATCACGATAAAATCTTTAAAATTTTCCATTTTCTAAAAGAAAGCAGTGAGTCAACTGGTATAGGGCTTTCCATCGTTAAAAAAATCATAGATCTTTATGATGGAGAAATATGGTTAGATTCAAAGCTTAATGAAGGAACAACGTTTTACTTTACAATTAAAAAATAA
- a CDS encoding metallophosphoesterase, which translates to MKKINLFLLVLLSLNGSIAFSQTIIFQQQILTSTDDAEEKFDGSYVSTSSSDIEMAYDTWNDQGLQKIGLRFDKVTIPSNATITNAYIQFTAKGDTSGTIAMTIKGENTAQSIPFENKIYNISNRSTTNANVIWNLTKSWADEETESIQKTPNISAIVSEIITSNGWKNGNPITFIINGTGDRSNYRKAYSFDGNASLAAKLVVAYTSNSNHDLALSAIINPTTNSYANPATPVQVKISNYGNSIASNYDVSYSINGNLIATETSNTPLSIGESTIFTFTQTADLKTTGNYNLSASVTINDDEDTSNNTLATSISVINEIEDIFFTKGSSWRYLDTGTNPGDLWNTSDFNARSWKEGIAHFGFGEGDEATIINEGLATYYFRKKIDVPDVTALNDVYLHIIHDDGAMVYINGKEVVRTETMPLGVIEHTTTARQRANTTNENNFYTYKVNASYFVSGTNTIAISIHNSSLSSSDLSFDCYITPNHTYQQDGPYVQYHGNDIIVSEVTPNGLVSNTYTSKSEVTLTCKLPHMGTSFSFPLKTEINTEVSVYPTSPSKFLVISDFDGNIEAFTMLLKGEGIIDNQFNWTYEDGHLIITGDLFDRGFHITECMWLLYKLESEAIAKGGKVHLIIGNHEMMNMTDDWRYVETKYFNNAHLMGKRMLDLYDASTELGRWLRSKNIIEKIGNYAFMHGGISKEVAELNLTYDQINNYGRLEMNSAPCYGDCATVTGGDGIYWSRDMAKETYSQETVDAILTQFDVKRIIIGHTKDASIRALYNEKVMAIDMYHIDNFYDGYMEALQFQIGCFYLFHTDGIKANSNYTQIGNCDNTTLNLLDVNKENNFKVYPNPTNRFLNIQLPTNLLENYAYTIVDQTGKQIAAGKLYSALSKIKVDSYAAGKYILTLKSSTSTITGYFILKR; encoded by the coding sequence ATGAAAAAAATAAACCTCTTCTTATTGGTTCTTTTATCCTTAAACGGATCCATAGCTTTTTCTCAAACAATCATCTTTCAACAGCAAATACTTACAAGTACAGACGATGCTGAAGAAAAATTTGATGGTTCTTACGTTTCTACTTCTAGTTCTGATATTGAAATGGCTTATGATACTTGGAACGATCAAGGCTTACAAAAAATAGGCTTGCGATTTGACAAGGTTACGATTCCTTCTAATGCTACAATAACAAATGCATATATTCAATTTACAGCTAAAGGAGATACTTCTGGCACTATTGCTATGACCATCAAAGGTGAAAATACAGCGCAATCTATTCCCTTTGAAAATAAAATCTATAACATTTCCAATCGATCTACTACAAATGCTAATGTAATATGGAATCTTACCAAATCTTGGGCTGATGAAGAAACTGAAAGCATCCAAAAAACACCTAATATAAGTGCTATTGTTAGTGAAATTATTACTTCTAATGGATGGAAAAATGGGAATCCTATTACCTTTATTATTAATGGAACAGGCGATCGTTCAAACTATCGAAAAGCATATTCTTTTGACGGAAATGCTTCTCTAGCTGCTAAACTAGTGGTAGCATATACTTCAAACTCAAATCACGATCTAGCATTATCTGCCATTATTAATCCTACTACAAATAGCTACGCTAATCCTGCTACCCCTGTTCAAGTAAAAATTTCAAACTATGGAAATTCCATTGCTTCTAATTATGACGTTTCTTATTCAATAAACGGCAACTTAATTGCTACGGAAACAAGCAACACACCTCTTTCCATTGGAGAAAGCACCATATTTACGTTTACACAAACGGCCGATTTAAAAACCACTGGAAATTACAATCTAAGTGCTTCCGTTACTATTAATGATGACGAAGATACTAGCAATAATACCCTAGCTACTTCTATTTCTGTAATCAATGAAATAGAAGATATATTTTTTACCAAAGGAAGCTCTTGGCGCTATTTAGATACAGGAACAAATCCTGGAGATTTATGGAATACTTCTGATTTTAATGCTCGCTCTTGGAAAGAAGGCATTGCTCATTTCGGTTTTGGAGAGGGAGATGAAGCAACTATCATCAACGAAGGACTCGCTACCTATTATTTTAGAAAAAAAATTGACGTTCCTGATGTTACTGCATTAAATGATGTCTATCTTCATATAATACACGATGATGGCGCTATGGTTTACATTAACGGTAAGGAAGTTGTTCGTACTGAAACAATGCCTTTGGGAGTCATTGAACATACAACAACAGCAAGGCAACGCGCTAACACAACCAATGAAAATAATTTTTATACCTACAAAGTAAACGCCAGCTATTTTGTGTCAGGCACAAATACTATTGCTATTTCTATACATAATAGCAGCCTTTCTAGTAGCGATCTTTCCTTTGATTGCTATATTACTCCTAACCATACTTATCAACAAGATGGGCCTTATGTCCAATATCATGGAAATGATATTATAGTAAGTGAGGTTACTCCTAACGGACTAGTTAGCAATACTTATACTTCTAAAAGTGAAGTCACCTTAACTTGTAAACTTCCTCATATGGGAACCAGCTTCTCTTTTCCTTTAAAAACAGAAATCAATACCGAGGTTTCTGTTTATCCGACATCCCCTTCTAAATTCTTAGTCATATCTGATTTTGATGGAAATATAGAAGCTTTTACCATGCTACTAAAAGGAGAAGGGATTATTGACAATCAATTTAATTGGACTTATGAAGATGGACACCTCATTATTACAGGTGATTTATTTGATCGTGGATTTCATATAACTGAGTGTATGTGGCTGTTATACAAATTAGAATCTGAAGCCATTGCTAAAGGAGGAAAAGTACATTTAATTATAGGTAATCACGAGATGATGAACATGACTGATGACTGGAGGTATGTAGAAACCAAATACTTTAACAACGCGCATCTTATGGGGAAAAGAATGTTGGACTTATACGATGCTTCTACTGAACTCGGAAGGTGGTTAAGATCTAAAAATATTATTGAAAAAATTGGGAATTATGCATTTATGCATGGAGGAATCAGTAAAGAAGTCGCTGAATTAAACCTTACCTATGATCAAATTAATAATTATGGACGACTTGAAATGAACAGTGCTCCTTGCTACGGAGATTGTGCTACCGTTACTGGTGGTGATGGTATTTATTGGTCTAGAGATATGGCTAAAGAAACATATTCACAAGAAACAGTGGATGCTATCTTAACCCAATTTGATGTTAAACGTATTATCATAGGCCATACAAAAGATGCCTCTATACGAGCTCTTTATAACGAAAAGGTAATGGCTATTGACATGTACCATATAGATAATTTTTACGATGGTTATATGGAAGCTTTACAGTTTCAAATAGGATGTTTTTATCTATTTCATACTGATGGTATAAAAGCAAATAGTAATTATACTCAAATAGGAAATTGCGACAATACTACTTTAAATTTATTGGATGTTAATAAAGAAAATAACTTTAAAGTCTATCCAAATCCTACAAATCGTTTTTTGAATATCCAACTTCCTACAAATCTATTAGAGAATTACGCTTATACTATTGTAGATCAAACAGGAAAACAAATTGCAGCAGGTAAACTGTATTCAGCACTATCAAAAATAAAAGTTGACTCATATGCTGCTGGGAAATACATACTAACCCTAAAAAGCTCAACATCAACCATAACTGGTTATTTTATTTTAAAACGCTAA
- a CDS encoding YchJ family protein yields the protein MMLCLCNSSKTYSNCCKKAHDNIFTVATAISLMRSRYTAFALGNIEYLQKSHHSSTRPSKREKEEILQWTKTVQWLKLEILNTTQGDINSDKGTVEFKAFFIENGILDCIHENSVFYKENKHWVYHSAY from the coding sequence ATGATGTTATGTCTCTGTAATTCTTCAAAAACGTATAGTAATTGTTGTAAAAAAGCTCATGATAATATTTTTACAGTAGCAACAGCAATATCTCTAATGCGCTCTAGATATACTGCTTTTGCTTTAGGAAATATCGAGTATTTACAAAAAAGCCACCATAGTAGTACTAGACCTTCTAAACGCGAAAAGGAAGAAATTCTTCAATGGACTAAAACTGTTCAATGGTTGAAATTAGAAATATTAAATACTACGCAAGGAGATATCAACTCTGATAAAGGTACCGTAGAGTTTAAGGCTTTTTTTATTGAAAATGGTATTCTCGATTGTATTCATGAGAACTCTGTCTTTTATAAAGAAAATAAACATTGGGTATATCATAGCGCTTATTAA